The genome window CTGCATCCTCAAGTTGATACGGTGGCACGAATCCATAGTATCAAGCGTGACCTGTTGACCTTGCGTCGTGCGATGTGGCCGCAGCGAGAAACGTTCAATGCCTTGCTGCGGGGTGAAAACTCGGTGCTGACAAATGAAACCCACCTCTATATGCGCGATTGCTATGATCACGCTGTGCAGATTCTTGATCTGCTTGAGACCTATCGTGAACTGGGCTCGGATTTGATCGACATGTACCTCTCGATGGTCAGTAACCGTACAAACGAGATCATGCGTGTACTCACAGTGATTTCTCTGATCTTCATCCCGTTGACGTTCATTGCGGGAGTGTATGGCATGAACTTCGATACCGAGTCTCCGTGGAACATGCCCGAATTAAAGTGGTACGCTGGCTACCCTCTAGCTCTCGTGTTGATGCTGGCGGTCGCGCTCGGGCAGTTGATTTACTTTCGGCGCAGAGGGTGGTTGGGGCCACCGCGAGGAATGGGAGTTCAGGAGGAGAAAAATAACGAGGGCGCATGAACGCACCCTCGCGTGAAGTGATGCGGGAGGTTATCTTCCCAGCGGATTCGGCATCGCTTTGTCCATTGCTTTGTCCACGACTGCGCCTGCCGCTTTGTCCATTGCTTTGTCAGCCGCTTTTTCTACCGTTTTCTGTGCAGCTTCTGAAACAGTGCCTGGAGTGACTGCCGCGGTTGCCGCAGCTTGCGTCAGCTCAATGTCGACAGTGATGGTGACCTCCTCACCAACAGCGACCCCACCGGTTTCCAATGCCGCGTTCCAGGTCAAGCCGAAGTCTTTGCGGTTAATTTTGGTGGTGGCCATGCCGCCGATGATGGTCTTTCCTTGCGGGCTCTTGACGGGTTTAAGGCTGCCTTCGAAATCTAGAACCACTTCCTTTGTAACACCGTGGAGCGTCAGGTCACCGGTGATCTTGTAATTGCCGTCACTACTCCCTTTCTGGATTTTTTTCGACTTAAAAGTCATGGCTGGGTGTTTGGCAACATCAAAAAAGTCCGGGCTCCGCAGGTGATCATCACGTTTGACGATCCCGGTGTCGACGGAAGCAACGTCAATTGTAGCTTCGATGGTTGATTTCGTGACATCCTGTTCATCGAGGTTCACTTTGCCAGAGACTTTGCGAAAATCGCCGCGCACGGTAGAGACCATCAAGTGACGAATGGCGAACCCTGCACTGGTGTGGGCGGGGTCGATCTCCCAGGTTGTTGCAGCACGGCCAACCGTTGGGAGCGCCAAAGTCGCGGCCAGAAAAGTGGATACGATATAACGACGCATAAATCCTCCTCCTTTGCTTATAGAAAAATTATTAGACCCAAAAATTTATTCCCCACCACGGGGATGCCCTTTCACTCTTAATGTGCTTTTTCTGCGACTGCAAGTGAAATTTATAGACAGGAGGAGTTTGGTGAAGTTGCGAGGGCTAGAACGACGAACCAGGCTGTTGGAGGAATTCGACTTCTTCTGGTGTTGAAGAGCGACCAAGTACGGCATTACGGTGAGGAAAGCGACCGAAGCGCTCAATGATCTCTTGATGTTTCAGTGCGTAAGAAACTGAGTTGAGATATGGTCGTTCTTGCGCGAGCTGACGAAACAACGTAACCGAGCGCTGCTGATCAGCGAGCACTTCACTATGCATGAACGGCATATAGACGAAACTGCGCTCGACTGGAAGTAGCTGTTGATCAAGGTTGTGCTGGATCAGGTGGGTTGCGACTTCACGAGCAAGCGGGTCGGTGGCAAAGG of Deltaproteobacteria bacterium contains these proteins:
- a CDS encoding YceI family protein; its protein translation is MRRYIVSTFLAATLALPTVGRAATTWEIDPAHTSAGFAIRHLMVSTVRGDFRKVSGKVNLDEQDVTKSTIEATIDVASVDTGIVKRDDHLRSPDFFDVAKHPAMTFKSKKIQKGSSDGNYKITGDLTLHGVTKEVVLDFEGSLKPVKSPQGKTIIGGMATTKINRKDFGLTWNAALETGGVAVGEEVTITVDIELTQAAATAAVTPGTVSEAAQKTVEKAADKAMDKAAGAVVDKAMDKAMPNPLGR
- a CDS encoding DUF924 domain-containing protein, encoding MRDHFFVDYQLAADRQLMDWQQTPHSGLALIVLLDQFPRNMFRGDPRAFATDPLAREVATHLIQHNLDQQLLPVERSFVYMPFMHSEVLADQQRSVTLFRQLAQERPYLNSVSYALKHQEIIERFGRFPHRNAVLGRSSTPEEVEFLQQPGSSF